The following is a genomic window from Thermoanaerobaculales bacterium.
TTCGCCGGCATGCCGAACCGGGCGCAGGTCCGGTCGACGAAGTGGCGGGCGAGCTCGGGGATGTCGTCGATGCGGTGGCGCAGCGGCGGCAGGTGGAGGTGGAGGACGTTGAGGCGGTAGTAGAGGTCCTCCCGGAAGCGGCCGGCCTCGACCTCGGCCTGGAGGTCGCGGTTGGTGGCGGCGAGGACCCGCACATCCACCTCCAGCTCGCGTTCGCCGCCGACCGGCCGCACCCGGCGCTCCTGGAGCACCCGCAGCAGCTTCACCTGGGTGGCGCTCGGCAGCTCGCCGATCTCGTCGAGGAACAGGATCCCGCCGCGGGCCTGCGCGAACAGGCCGACGTGGTCGCGCACCGCCCCGGTGAACGAGCCCTTGGCGTGGCCGAACAGCTCGGACTCGAGCAGGCCCTCGGGGATGGCGCCGCAGTTGACCGACAGGAAGGGGCCCGCGGCGCGGGCCGAGTGGGCGTGGATGGCGCGCGCCAGGAGCTCCTTGCCGGTCCCGCTCTCGCCGGTGATCAGCACCGTCGAGGGCGTCGCCGCGACCCGCGGGATGAGGTCCAGGATGCGCTGGATCGGCGGGCACGAGCCGATGAACTCCGGAACCTCGAACCGCTCCCCGCCGGCCGCCCGCCGCTGCAGCAGGTTGCGGAGGATGATCTTGAGGTCGTCGACGTTGAACGGCTTCGAGAGGTACTCGGCGGCGCCCGCGCGCAGCGACTCCAGGGCGTGCTGCGGCGTGGTGTGGGCGGTGATGATGATGAAGGGCCAGTCGACGCGCCGGCGGCGGGCCTCCTCGAGGACCTCGAGCCCGCTGCCGTCCGGCAGCTTGAGGTCGCACATCACGAGGTCGAAGGCGCCCTCCGCCACCCGCTCGATGCCGGCGGCGACCGAGTCGGCGGTGGCGACGTCGTAGCCCTCCTTCTCGAGCAGGATGGTCAGGAACTCGCGGATCG
Proteins encoded in this region:
- a CDS encoding sigma-54 dependent transcriptional regulator, with the translated sequence MSEGRILVVDDEESIREFLTILLEKEGYDVATADSVAAGIERVAEGAFDLVMCDLKLPDGSGLEVLEEARRRRVDWPFIIITAHTTPQHALESLRAGAAEYLSKPFNVDDLKIILRNLLQRRAAGGERFEVPEFIGSCPPIQRILDLIPRVAATPSTVLITGESGTGKELLARAIHAHSARAAGPFLSVNCGAIPEGLLESELFGHAKGSFTGAVRDHVGLFAQARGGILFLDEIGELPSATQVKLLRVLQERRVRPVGGERELEVDVRVLAATNRDLQAEVEAGRFREDLYYRLNVLHLHLPPLRHRIDDIPELARHFVDRTCARFGMPAKRLTPDALRVLQAHRWPGNVRELENVIERTVALESAEIISSGSLPEHLRGQPTDARLEPVSLPEEGIDLEEYLDTMRLSLMRRALERTGGHQKKAAELLRLSYRAFRYHAEKLGLARDEEDGT